From the genome of bacterium:
TATTGGTATCCAATGCCCTCCTGATGTCAAAATCTCCTTCAATGAAGGTAGAATTGTTTTCGCCTTCAATAAAGATTACCTGGGCCCTTCCCGAAGGCCCCCTTTTGGTAACTTTTATATTCAAAATTCTTCCGAGGTGCTTTCCAAATTTTTTCTTTATATTTAATGAGAGTTCAGTGGAACTAATAGCCCTTTCCCACCTGAAATATCTGTTTCCTTTGTCACAATTGGCAGAGATTCCACGATCTATGAAATTTCTAACATCTGTGTCGGTGTATAAGGAGAGGGGTGTGTCTTTTTGATACATGTCTCTCCTTGCTATATAGTAAGGAAGCTTTTTCCCGAAAATTTCTTCTGATGAAGCTAATGCTCCTCCACAACTTGAGTGGTAGAAAACCGTAATAACCTTGTTGTTGTATGTGATAACTTCTCCTCTTGTTTCATTCACGATGCTTTTGAGATATGGATTGTTGTTAAACCCTTCGNNNNNNNNNNCGTAATTTTGCGTTAGAACATCAGCAGTAGCATCAAAGGGTTCTGAAAAGAGGGAAAGTTTTTTCTTAATCGTGGAGATGGCGTTCGTTCTCGCAGCGACCGCCTGAGCTTTGAGGGCTTCCTTTGGAAAAGAAATTGGTACCTCTCCTTTCAGAACTCCTTCCACATATTCTTCAACGGGAAGTTCGTTGACTACGTATATCTTACCGGAATTAGAAGGTCTTACTTCCACAATTCCACTGGCAAGGAACGGCTTTCTATCTGTTCCCCCATAATAGAGGTTTTTTCTTTGAAAATTCATTACCTTTATCGG
Proteins encoded in this window:
- a CDS encoding SpoIID/LytB domain-containing protein, with product EGFNNNPYLKSIVNETRGEVITYNNKVITVFYHSSCGGALASSEEIFGKKLPYYIARRDMYQKDTPLSLYTDTDVRNFIDRGISANCDKGNRYFRWERAISSTELSLNIKKKFGKHLGRILNIKVTKRGPSGRAQVIFIEGENNSTFIEGDFDIRRALDTNMLPSSLFYVDNIGEVFVIRGAGFGHGVGMCQYGAAELARNGKSYKEILTFYYYGAKVEKIY